From Marivirga harenae, one genomic window encodes:
- a CDS encoding adhesin → MALNEASDFATFDEYDDKDYDELEDDFFDDEQDDIKLNNEDEEEDTWRFKIDDNLDEDAEDQDFDFDDDDLRKDLDDY, encoded by the coding sequence ATGGCACTTAATGAAGCATCAGATTTCGCAACATTTGACGAATATGATGACAAAGATTACGATGAGCTCGAAGATGATTTTTTTGATGACGAACAAGATGACATCAAATTAAATAATGAAGACGAGGAAGAGGACACTTGGCGATTTAAAATCGATGATAACTTAGACGAAGATGCTGAAGATCAGGATTTTGATTTTGACGATGACGATCTGAGGAAAGATTTGGATGATTATTAA
- a CDS encoding hydroxymethylglutaryl-CoA lyase, translated as METKNTKTVKLIECPRDAMQGLHDFIPTDQKIDYLNQLLKVGFDTIDAGSFVSPKAIPQMKDSAEVFEKLDWQQSSSKLLAIIANQRGASEAVKFNHISYLGYPLSLSETFQQRNTKRSIETAMKDLNEIQGVSVAHDKTLVVYLSMGFGNPYGDPYDAGFVQEFVERLNKIDVKVISLSDTIGVSNPENISWIFEQLIPQYPHIEFGAHLHSHPSTIWEKLEAAYSAGCRRFDGAIKGFGGCPMAKDDLVGNMVTEDMVAYFNKKKVNLGIDQNAFAAAQNLALQVFPAK; from the coding sequence ATGGAGACGAAAAACACTAAAACGGTAAAGCTTATAGAGTGCCCAAGAGATGCTATGCAGGGCTTGCATGATTTTATTCCAACAGATCAAAAAATCGATTACTTGAATCAATTGTTAAAAGTTGGTTTTGATACTATTGACGCAGGAAGCTTTGTTTCTCCAAAGGCAATACCTCAAATGAAAGATAGTGCTGAGGTATTTGAAAAGCTCGACTGGCAGCAATCTAGTTCGAAATTACTGGCAATTATTGCGAACCAAAGAGGAGCTTCTGAGGCCGTCAAGTTTAATCATATTTCTTATTTAGGATATCCACTATCTTTATCCGAAACATTTCAGCAACGTAATACCAAGCGTTCTATTGAAACAGCAATGAAGGATTTAAACGAAATTCAAGGAGTATCTGTAGCTCATGATAAAACACTGGTTGTTTATTTATCGATGGGTTTTGGGAATCCTTACGGTGATCCGTACGATGCTGGTTTTGTTCAAGAGTTCGTGGAAAGGTTAAATAAAATTGATGTCAAGGTAATTTCACTTTCAGATACAATCGGAGTTTCCAATCCTGAAAACATATCATGGATATTTGAGCAATTGATTCCTCAATATCCACATATAGAATTTGGTGCCCATTTGCACAGCCATCCGAGCACGATTTGGGAAAAACTTGAGGCTGCCTATTCTGCTGGCTGTAGAAGATTTGATGGTGCTATAAAAGGCTTTGGTGGGTGCCCTATGGCTAAAGATGATTTAGTGGGTAATATGGTGACAGAAGATATGGTAGCGTATTTTAATAAAAAGAAGGTTAATTTGGGCATAGATCAAAATGCGTTTGCTGCAGCTCAAAATTTAGCTTTGCAAGTTTTCCCTGCCAAGTAG
- a CDS encoding lipopolysaccharide biosynthesis protein, with amino-acid sequence MGVVIKQSAYASIINYLGVAIGAVNMIFLFPEFLTQKELGLFKVIFSMAIILSPFAQVGLARTTLRYFPRFNKGHKSSGRFFTFVLIMGFFTISVFIGLFQLVDQWVFGFFEKNAPELIHQYWLIIILVAIMVYISIFEAYYKAQLNVVIPTFMREFFLRITSSVLAFLYFLDYISFEWFLRFSVATYALSLLLLFSIVILKGQLRFNFSIFQLKRSFIQDMTKYMFFIMASAVGSVIVLQIDQLMVTGYLGLKENGIYVIAFFMGTVIEIPRRSISQMSDALIANAFENERLDEIKKIYKQSSINQLILGSFVFILVIINLDNIYAIMPKGDDYASGKWIVVLIGLSKLINMSFGVNSEIIVSSKFYKSNIYFVIVLAVLTIALNAFLIPKYGLTGAAIATLSSILLFNVIKLIYIYIKLDFQPFSIHTLSTLLLSGLCLFLVSIVPQFSNPIVNGAYLTMLTCLIFGLLMLFFKPSKEITKIIQPLRDRFNF; translated from the coding sequence GTGGGAGTAGTCATCAAACAAAGCGCTTATGCCTCTATTATCAACTATTTGGGAGTTGCAATAGGTGCTGTTAATATGATATTTCTTTTCCCTGAGTTTCTAACGCAAAAGGAACTAGGTTTATTTAAAGTTATTTTTTCTATGGCCATAATACTTTCACCTTTTGCTCAGGTGGGCCTTGCTAGAACTACTTTGAGATATTTTCCCCGTTTTAATAAAGGTCATAAATCATCAGGAAGGTTTTTCACATTCGTACTGATCATGGGCTTTTTCACCATTTCAGTTTTTATCGGCCTCTTTCAATTGGTTGATCAATGGGTATTTGGTTTTTTTGAAAAGAATGCCCCTGAGCTCATACATCAATATTGGCTAATTATCATTTTGGTGGCAATTATGGTGTATATCTCCATTTTTGAAGCATATTATAAAGCTCAACTCAATGTGGTGATTCCGACATTCATGCGGGAGTTTTTTCTGAGGATAACTAGTAGTGTCCTGGCTTTCCTATATTTTCTAGACTATATTTCATTTGAGTGGTTTTTGCGGTTTTCTGTTGCCACTTATGCACTCAGCCTCTTACTATTATTTTCTATCGTTATTTTAAAGGGGCAATTAAGATTCAATTTTTCAATCTTTCAACTGAAGAGGTCATTCATCCAAGATATGACCAAATACATGTTTTTTATTATGGCCAGTGCTGTAGGTTCTGTTATTGTTTTGCAAATAGATCAATTGATGGTGACTGGGTATTTAGGGCTGAAAGAAAATGGGATTTATGTGATTGCATTCTTCATGGGTACAGTAATCGAAATTCCAAGAAGGAGTATTTCACAAATGTCAGATGCATTAATTGCAAATGCATTTGAAAATGAAAGGCTAGACGAAATTAAAAAGATCTACAAGCAAAGTAGTATCAATCAGCTGATTTTAGGAAGTTTTGTGTTTATTTTAGTGATAATAAACTTAGATAATATTTATGCAATTATGCCGAAAGGTGATGATTATGCAAGCGGAAAATGGATAGTCGTATTAATTGGTTTAAGCAAGTTGATAAATATGAGCTTTGGCGTCAATTCAGAAATCATTGTGTCTTCAAAATTCTACAAATCCAATATTTATTTTGTAATCGTGTTAGCCGTATTAACGATTGCATTAAATGCTTTTTTAATTCCAAAGTATGGTTTAACTGGTGCAGCAATTGCTACCCTATCTTCAATACTGTTGTTTAACGTAATTAAATTGATTTACATTTATATTAAACTAGATTTTCAACCCTTTTCTATTCATACTTTAAGTACCCTTTTGCTTTCGGGTTTGTGTCTTTTTCTTGTAAGCATTGTACCTCAATTTTCAAATCCAATAGTAAATGGCGCTTACTTAACTATGCTAACTTGTTTGATTTTTGGTCTTTTGATGCTGTTTTTTAAACCTTCGAAAGAAATCACGAAGATCATTCAACCACTTAGAGATAGATTTAACTTTTAA
- a CDS encoding DegT/DnrJ/EryC1/StrS family aminotransferase, translating into MPVKSIPFLKLSPVRKEIRSAIDNVLNEGVFMNGKYLNKFCKDFSNYLGQDYLIPTANCTDALEIILRSIEIQEGDEVITSAFSWFSDASVIKLVGGKIVFCDIYLDHFGIQLSELEEKISPKTKALILPHLFGLVHPEIEKIVSICKKNEIYLIEDCAQAHGASLNGKLAGTFGDIAAFSFYPTKNLGALGDAGAILTSNEDLAEKCKLWANHGQSGRNSHIQMGRNSRMDEIQAAVLSAQLPFLDADNIKRRKIAELYFTHLQGLALPLNCSGHFYHQFVIRTNRRDALQDYLMQKKIETDIHYPTALSEMSVFKVNMQYPSAIEASKSVLSLPIHPSHSEEDIQFVIQNINSFFKS; encoded by the coding sequence ATGCCCGTTAAGTCGATCCCCTTTTTAAAATTATCACCTGTTCGAAAAGAAATAAGATCCGCGATAGATAATGTCTTGAATGAGGGGGTTTTCATGAATGGTAAATACCTAAACAAATTTTGTAAAGATTTTTCCAATTACTTAGGTCAGGATTATTTGATACCAACGGCAAATTGTACAGATGCGTTGGAGATTATCTTGAGGAGTATTGAAATTCAGGAAGGGGATGAGGTCATCACATCTGCCTTCAGCTGGTTTTCTGATGCTTCTGTTATCAAATTAGTCGGTGGGAAAATAGTATTTTGTGATATTTATTTAGATCATTTTGGGATCCAGCTTTCAGAACTAGAAGAAAAAATATCTCCAAAGACAAAAGCTCTTATACTTCCACATTTATTTGGCTTGGTTCACCCTGAAATTGAAAAGATTGTTTCAATATGCAAGAAAAATGAAATCTACTTGATTGAAGACTGTGCCCAAGCACATGGAGCCTCTTTAAACGGAAAATTGGCAGGTACATTTGGTGATATTGCTGCTTTTAGTTTTTACCCAACGAAGAATTTAGGAGCCTTAGGCGATGCGGGGGCTATTCTTACTAGTAATGAAGACTTAGCCGAAAAATGTAAGTTATGGGCTAACCATGGCCAATCCGGTAGAAATAGTCATATTCAGATGGGAAGAAACAGTAGGATGGATGAAATACAAGCCGCTGTGCTTTCCGCCCAGCTGCCATTCCTGGATGCGGATAACATTAAAAGGCGAAAGATAGCAGAGCTATATTTTACCCACTTACAAGGTCTGGCTTTACCCTTGAATTGCAGCGGCCATTTTTATCATCAATTTGTAATTAGAACGAATAGGAGAGATGCACTTCAAGACTACTTAATGCAAAAAAAAATTGAGACAGATATACATTATCCAACAGCACTTTCAGAGATGTCCGTTTTTAAGGTAAATATGCAATACCCTAGCGCTATTGAAGCATCAAAGTCTGTTCTATCGTTACCCATTCACCCTAGTCATTCAGAAGAAGATATTCAATTTGTTATTCAGAATATAAATTCATTTTTTAAAAGTTAA
- the pfkA gene encoding 6-phosphofructokinase, whose product MKKVAIMTSGGDAPGMNACVRAAVRGAVYHGIEIYGIYRGYDGMIEGDIVKMKSHSVSNIIQKGGTILKSARSEEFKTKEGRKKAFDHLQKLGIEGLITIGGDGTFTGAKIFYDEYGIPTVGAPGTIDNDLYGTDYTIGFDTAVNTALGAIDKIRDTADSHNRLFFIEVMGRDSGYIAIRSGIGGGAELVMVPETSTSIKEVISTLREGWARHKTSSIVVVAEGDEEGNAMEIAAKVKKAINQKDIKVSILGHIQRGGSPSAQDRILASRLGLGAIEGLMKGEKNVMAGIINDKLVYTSFEDSITKNKPLNQELIHMVKVLSV is encoded by the coding sequence ATGAAAAAAGTAGCAATAATGACTTCGGGGGGAGATGCGCCAGGTATGAATGCCTGCGTTCGGGCAGCTGTTCGGGGAGCCGTTTACCATGGAATCGAAATATATGGGATTTACAGAGGGTATGATGGCATGATTGAAGGGGACATTGTGAAAATGAAATCTCATTCGGTTAGTAATATTATTCAAAAGGGTGGTACTATCTTAAAATCAGCCAGAAGTGAGGAGTTTAAAACTAAAGAAGGAAGAAAGAAAGCTTTTGATCATTTACAGAAACTTGGGATTGAAGGATTAATCACCATTGGTGGAGATGGTACATTTACAGGCGCTAAAATTTTTTATGATGAATATGGAATTCCTACGGTTGGAGCTCCAGGCACCATTGATAATGATTTGTATGGCACTGATTATACCATTGGATTCGACACTGCTGTAAATACTGCACTGGGTGCAATAGATAAAATCAGGGATACTGCCGATTCACATAATCGTCTTTTCTTTATAGAAGTAATGGGACGAGATTCCGGCTACATTGCTATTCGTTCTGGAATTGGAGGCGGAGCTGAGTTGGTAATGGTTCCTGAAACCTCCACTAGTATCAAAGAGGTTATAAGCACTTTGCGAGAAGGCTGGGCGCGTCACAAAACATCTTCCATTGTGGTAGTAGCCGAAGGGGATGAGGAAGGAAATGCTATGGAAATTGCAGCAAAGGTAAAAAAAGCCATTAATCAGAAAGATATCAAGGTTTCCATTTTAGGTCATATCCAGCGTGGTGGTTCTCCTAGTGCACAAGACAGAATTCTGGCCAGCAGATTAGGTTTAGGCGCCATTGAAGGCTTAATGAAAGGGGAAAAGAATGTAATGGCGGGGATAATAAATGATAAATTAGTTTATACATCCTTTGAAGATAGTATAACCAAAAACAAGCCCCTGAATCAGGAATTAATTCACATGGTTAAAGTGTTGAGCGTTTAA
- a CDS encoding GSCFA domain-containing protein, which yields MELKTTLEIKPVEEKIHPHDRITSIGSCFADHIGSRFEEMKMDILSNPYGIIYNPISQMRLIKSALKGEDLNEEHIIENRDIYNHLDAHSIFGKKNLIELKDGIREASAKLKDYLETSKVLILTFGTAWVYRYEKTQDIIANCHKLPSQNFQKELLELQDIIEEVSSTIAYLREVNPKIRIILTVSPVRHTKDGIPENMLSKSILRLAVHKIKTSIEKTYYFPAFELMMDDLRDYRFYAEDMIHPNNVARNFIWQRFRETFFSEPLFAYCDKWQAIKNDLNHRVMNPGSEEHVQFLEALYKKLSRFSVMGNVEEEMKHVEKELEDAKSQ from the coding sequence ATGGAATTAAAAACCACATTAGAAATAAAGCCAGTTGAAGAAAAAATCCATCCTCACGATCGGATTACTTCTATTGGGAGTTGCTTTGCCGATCATATTGGTAGTCGCTTTGAAGAGATGAAAATGGATATTTTGAGTAATCCATATGGAATTATATACAATCCAATTTCTCAAATGCGACTAATCAAATCAGCACTGAAGGGAGAAGATTTAAATGAAGAACATATAATTGAAAACCGGGATATATACAATCACCTGGATGCTCATTCCATTTTTGGTAAGAAGAATCTGATTGAGTTAAAAGACGGGATAAGGGAAGCTTCCGCCAAATTGAAAGATTACTTGGAGACTTCTAAAGTATTAATTCTAACCTTCGGAACGGCATGGGTTTATCGTTATGAAAAAACCCAAGACATTATAGCTAACTGCCACAAACTTCCATCCCAAAATTTCCAAAAGGAATTATTGGAATTGCAAGATATAATTGAAGAGGTGAGCTCTACAATAGCATATTTAAGAGAAGTAAACCCAAAAATTCGAATAATTTTGACTGTCAGTCCTGTTCGTCATACTAAGGATGGAATACCAGAGAATATGTTGAGCAAGTCTATTCTTAGGTTGGCTGTTCATAAAATAAAAACAAGCATCGAAAAGACCTACTATTTTCCTGCTTTCGAATTAATGATGGATGATTTACGGGATTACAGATTTTATGCAGAGGACATGATCCATCCCAATAACGTAGCCAGAAATTTCATTTGGCAACGATTTAGAGAAACTTTCTTTTCGGAACCACTTTTCGCCTATTGTGATAAGTGGCAGGCGATCAAAAATGATCTAAACCATAGAGTGATGAACCCTGGTTCCGAGGAACACGTCCAATTCTTGGAAGCATTGTATAAAAAACTAAGCCGTTTTTCAGTAATGGGAAATGTGGAAGAGGAAATGAAACATGTAGAAAAAGAATTAGAAGATGCCAAAAGCCAATAA
- a CDS encoding thioredoxin domain-containing protein, translated as MPKANKLIHESSPYLLQHAQNPVEWQAWGEEALNQAKKEDKPIVLSIGYAACHWCHVMEHESFEDDEVAKVMNENYICIKLDREERPDIDQIYMDAVQNMGLNGGWPLNMFLMPNQKPFYGGTYFPKHKWLEILDKVAMAFQSSRDQLEESADKFAQALNAPDTEKLGLGNLKSNEFNSKILSEAYQKLSNSFDWDNGGTLGAPKFPMPVIWKFLMKYAFHSQNPEARKALELTLSSMADGGIYDQIGGGFARYSVDAEWFAPHFEKMLYDNGQLISLYADAYRFTQNPYFKEIFEDSIKFSVRELMDPYCRFYSALDADSEGEEGKFYTWTYDELQKLFGKEYEAVLKFYNATENGNWENGRNILFRHSTLEDFCKAEKLHSDEFKKQLKFVKDRLLDKREGRIRPALDDKILTAWNALLIKGICDAYKAHQDEKYKAIALDNFIFLSEFVWDGNHLFRSFKNDQVKIKGYLEDYALTIQACLTIFEISSNRKALHFAEELAQYAVDNFYDTQEMLFYYTDKTSEKLIARKKEIFDNVIPSSNSVMIESLHWLGILTGNASFTKISEDMLKQIQHLLVREPKFLANYASAYALKAHKSFDVVVVGKDAKKFQKEMWSHYLPNTFIMAIEEENDKELVWRGKEIINTKTSIYVCENNACQQPVYDVQDAIAQMTK; from the coding sequence ATGCCAAAAGCCAATAAACTCATTCATGAGAGCAGTCCCTATTTGTTACAGCACGCCCAGAACCCAGTTGAGTGGCAAGCTTGGGGAGAAGAAGCACTAAATCAAGCCAAGAAAGAAGATAAACCAATAGTATTGAGCATCGGCTATGCTGCATGCCATTGGTGTCATGTAATGGAGCATGAAAGTTTCGAGGATGATGAAGTAGCCAAAGTGATGAACGAAAATTACATTTGCATTAAACTAGATCGTGAGGAAAGACCCGATATCGACCAAATCTATATGGATGCTGTCCAAAACATGGGATTAAATGGTGGTTGGCCTTTGAATATGTTTTTAATGCCCAATCAAAAGCCATTCTATGGCGGAACTTATTTCCCCAAGCACAAATGGTTGGAAATATTGGATAAAGTCGCTATGGCATTCCAAAGCAGTCGTGATCAGTTAGAAGAGTCTGCAGATAAATTTGCACAAGCCCTTAATGCGCCTGATACGGAAAAATTAGGGCTGGGCAACTTAAAATCAAATGAATTCAACAGTAAAATACTGTCGGAAGCTTACCAAAAGCTAAGTAATTCTTTCGACTGGGATAATGGCGGTACATTAGGAGCCCCTAAATTTCCAATGCCAGTCATATGGAAATTCTTAATGAAATATGCCTTTCACAGTCAAAATCCTGAAGCTCGAAAGGCACTGGAGTTGACCTTAAGCTCCATGGCCGATGGCGGGATTTACGACCAAATAGGCGGTGGATTTGCTCGTTATTCTGTTGATGCGGAATGGTTTGCCCCACACTTTGAAAAGATGTTGTATGATAATGGACAACTCATAAGCTTATATGCCGATGCTTATCGATTTACCCAGAATCCATATTTCAAAGAAATATTTGAAGATAGCATAAAATTTAGTGTTCGCGAATTGATGGACCCGTACTGCAGGTTTTATTCTGCCCTTGATGCAGACTCAGAAGGCGAGGAAGGCAAGTTTTATACATGGACTTATGATGAACTCCAGAAGCTGTTCGGGAAGGAGTATGAGGCAGTTCTTAAATTCTACAATGCCACGGAAAATGGAAATTGGGAAAATGGAAGAAATATATTGTTTCGTCACAGCACCCTTGAAGATTTTTGCAAGGCTGAAAAATTACATTCTGATGAATTCAAAAAGCAACTCAAGTTCGTAAAGGATCGGTTATTAGACAAAAGAGAAGGTAGAATCCGTCCTGCTTTGGATGATAAGATTCTGACAGCATGGAATGCACTGCTGATAAAAGGAATTTGTGATGCCTATAAAGCCCATCAAGATGAGAAATATAAAGCCATCGCCTTAGACAATTTTATTTTCTTAAGTGAATTTGTTTGGGATGGAAATCACCTATTCAGAAGTTTCAAAAATGATCAGGTGAAAATTAAAGGCTATTTGGAAGATTATGCTTTGACCATACAAGCTTGTTTAACAATTTTTGAAATTTCCTCAAATCGAAAAGCTTTACACTTTGCAGAAGAATTGGCCCAATATGCCGTTGATAACTTTTATGATACACAAGAAATGCTATTCTATTATACCGACAAGACTAGCGAAAAGTTAATTGCAAGAAAAAAAGAGATCTTTGACAACGTCATTCCTTCTTCCAACTCAGTGATGATTGAAAGTCTGCATTGGCTTGGAATCTTGACGGGAAATGCTTCTTTCACCAAAATATCAGAGGATATGCTTAAGCAAATCCAACATTTACTCGTAAGGGAACCAAAATTCTTAGCGAATTATGCTTCAGCTTATGCGTTGAAAGCACACAAAAGCTTTGATGTGGTTGTAGTAGGTAAAGATGCTAAAAAATTTCAAAAGGAGATGTGGTCTCATTATTTGCCTAATACTTTCATTATGGCAATAGAAGAGGAAAATGACAAAGAATTAGTCTGGCGAGGAAAAGAGATCATCAATACTAAAACGAGCATTTATGTGTGTGAAAATAACGCCTGCCAACAGCCTGTATACGATGTCCAAGATGCTATAGCCCAAATGACCAAATGA
- the priA gene encoding replication restart helicase PriA, with the protein MSQLSLNTIEEESLQQTFFVQVLLPVPIPKTFTYRVPRKYEEQLQVGIRAIVPFGKKKIITGVISSIHHEAPKEYEAKYILEILDEFPILSRQQFKLFEWMAQYYMATEGEVLNVGLPSGLKLSSESKIQLNPAFELEQSPYIFSQIEEIVIKLLKKEGLLSYQQFAELTNGKQTSLLLKELLKKQVIMLIEQVQERYKPKTEKRLRLHKAWLNEAHLSELMQSLEKKHKQLDVLLKFLQEVPIFKHPNKNEIGLAKSVFKEEQFSISSINTLIKNKIFEEFEVITSRLDYLNRQENLDHEISLSPAQEQCRNDLNTIFADKDVALLHGVTGSGKTEIYLSLIREVIDSGSQALFLLPEIAITTQMIQRVRKIFGDQVGIYHSKFSDAERVEVWQGVAEGNINFVIGVRSSVLLPFNNLSLIVVDEEHESSYKQHEPAPRYNARDTAVVLSNIHQAKLILGSATPSYESYYNAKTGKYGLTVLSERYGEGRMPEIEVIDMRKQKAKKLVKDDFSHSFLAALEAEMNKENQAIIFQNRRGYAPYLQCETCGWISECENCSVSLTYHMHQHELKCHYCGYRQKSPSACLSCESTALVMKGFGTEKIEDDLKLHFPEVKIQRMDRDTTRKKYSYQQIIESFESGETQILIGTQMVTKGLDFENVSIVGIVDADRMMYYPDFRAHERAFQLMLQVSGRAGRSHKKGKVWIQSFQEDHPLFKYLLDYDYEGFYELQLKERHSFFYPPYCRLIKVVLKGAESNSVRNGAKLLHESLTTILGSQRVLAPHEPMISKIRNIYHMELWIKLEKGYPLENTKKQIKDSVTRLHENSQFRKLRVVFDVDPQ; encoded by the coding sequence ATGAGTCAACTAAGCTTGAATACGATAGAGGAAGAGAGCCTGCAGCAAACATTTTTCGTTCAGGTTCTTTTGCCTGTACCCATTCCTAAAACTTTCACCTATCGCGTTCCAAGAAAATATGAAGAACAGCTCCAAGTTGGTATCAGGGCCATTGTTCCATTTGGAAAAAAGAAAATTATAACGGGTGTGATCAGTTCAATTCACCACGAAGCACCAAAAGAATATGAAGCCAAATATATTCTAGAAATTCTCGATGAATTTCCTATCCTTAGTAGACAGCAATTCAAACTATTTGAATGGATGGCACAATACTACATGGCTACTGAAGGTGAAGTGCTTAATGTTGGACTGCCATCTGGTCTAAAATTGAGCAGTGAATCGAAAATCCAATTAAACCCGGCTTTTGAATTAGAACAGTCACCTTATATATTTAGTCAAATTGAAGAAATAGTCATCAAGCTGTTGAAAAAAGAAGGGCTGCTCTCCTACCAACAGTTTGCAGAACTTACCAATGGAAAACAAACCAGTCTTTTATTAAAAGAATTGCTCAAAAAACAAGTCATTATGCTAATTGAGCAAGTTCAAGAGCGCTATAAGCCCAAAACTGAGAAGCGTTTAAGGTTGCACAAGGCTTGGCTGAATGAAGCTCATTTAAGTGAACTGATGCAGTCTTTAGAGAAAAAACATAAGCAGCTAGACGTACTTTTGAAATTTCTGCAGGAAGTTCCAATATTTAAGCACCCTAATAAAAATGAAATAGGTTTAGCAAAAAGTGTTTTTAAAGAAGAGCAATTTTCTATTTCCTCCATCAACACGCTTATTAAAAATAAAATATTTGAAGAATTTGAGGTGATCACTTCTCGATTGGACTACCTTAATAGGCAAGAAAACCTAGATCATGAAATTAGTTTAAGCCCAGCTCAAGAGCAGTGCAGAAATGACCTCAACACAATTTTTGCCGATAAAGATGTAGCCTTGTTGCATGGAGTTACGGGTAGTGGAAAAACAGAAATCTATTTATCGCTTATTAGAGAAGTAATTGACAGCGGCTCGCAGGCTCTATTTCTATTACCAGAAATCGCCATAACCACTCAAATGATTCAGCGAGTGCGGAAAATATTTGGAGATCAAGTAGGGATATATCACTCCAAGTTTTCAGATGCTGAAAGAGTAGAAGTGTGGCAGGGAGTTGCAGAAGGCAATATTAACTTTGTGATAGGGGTACGCTCTTCCGTTTTGCTACCTTTTAACAATCTTTCACTAATCGTAGTAGATGAGGAACATGAAAGTAGTTATAAACAGCATGAACCTGCACCGCGCTATAATGCCCGTGATACCGCTGTGGTACTATCAAATATCCATCAGGCGAAGTTGATCTTAGGATCTGCTACACCATCTTACGAGAGCTATTATAACGCTAAAACTGGTAAGTACGGGCTGACTGTCTTGAGCGAAAGATATGGAGAAGGCAGAATGCCAGAAATTGAAGTCATTGATATGCGAAAGCAAAAAGCCAAAAAACTGGTTAAAGATGATTTTAGCCATAGTTTTTTAGCTGCACTTGAGGCAGAAATGAATAAAGAAAACCAGGCCATTATTTTCCAAAACCGAAGAGGATACGCTCCATACTTGCAATGCGAAACTTGCGGGTGGATTTCAGAGTGTGAGAATTGTTCGGTCAGCCTAACTTACCACATGCACCAGCATGAGTTGAAGTGTCACTACTGTGGATACCGACAAAAAAGCCCAAGCGCTTGCTTAAGTTGCGAATCTACCGCATTAGTAATGAAAGGCTTCGGAACCGAGAAAATTGAAGATGATTTAAAACTTCATTTTCCAGAAGTAAAAATCCAAAGAATGGATCGAGACACCACTCGCAAAAAGTATTCATATCAGCAGATAATAGAATCTTTTGAAAGCGGAGAAACACAAATATTGATTGGCACACAGATGGTGACTAAGGGATTGGATTTTGAAAATGTGAGTATAGTGGGAATAGTAGATGCTGATAGAATGATGTACTATCCTGATTTTAGGGCACATGAGCGCGCTTTTCAGCTCATGTTGCAGGTCAGCGGCCGAGCCGGAAGAAGTCACAAAAAGGGCAAAGTATGGATTCAAAGTTTCCAAGAAGACCACCCCTTATTTAAATATCTGTTGGATTATGATTATGAAGGATTTTATGAACTTCAGCTGAAAGAAAGGCATTCATTCTTCTATCCGCCTTACTGCAGATTAATTAAAGTAGTATTAAAGGGAGCGGAAAGCAATTCTGTACGAAATGGAGCGAAGTTACTTCATGAGTCTTTGACTACAATATTAGGCAGTCAGCGAGTTTTGGCGCCACACGAGCCCATGATTTCCAAAATAAGAAATATCTACCATATGGAGCTTTGGATAAAATTAGAAAAAGGATATCCTTTAGAAAATACAAAAAAACAAATTAAAGATTCCGTCACTAGGCTTCATGAAAACAGCCAATTCAGAAAATTGCGTGTAGTTTTTGACGTGGATCCACAATAG